The genome window GGCGATCATCCTGCGGCCCGGCTTTCGCGAAGTCTCAACCGGGCATCTGGCGATGCTGCTGGCAGCGGTGGTGTTTGCAGGCTCCTACCTCTTGGCCAAGGTGCTGGCGGATGAGGCACGCCCGGTGATGATCGTCACCATGCTGTCGATCTTCGTCACCATCGGGTTGGCGCCCTTTGCCTTCACCGTTTGGATCACCCCGACCACGCAGGAGCTGCTGATCCTCGCCGGGGTCGCTTTTTTTGCCACGGCGGGGCATTTCACCATGACGCTGGCATTCGCCGCCGCCCCGGTGACGGTGACGCAGCCAGTCACGTTCCTGCAATTGGTCTGGGCCACGATCCTCGGCGTGGTGGTCTTTGCCGAGCCGGTGGACGTCTGGGTCGTGCTGGGTGGTGCTGTGATTTTGGGCTCGGTTACTTTTATCACATGGCGCGAAGCGATGCTGAAACGGCAGGTCACGCCGCCCGCTCATGCCACGAAATTCTGACGGAGGCGGTGGCCTTCGGTAACTTGATTGACGAGTCAATAAAGATTCCCCTATCCTGAGGCGGTCAACACTGCCCCAAGGACCCGAATCCAATGCCCAAAGTCGGAATGGAACCCATCCGCCGCTCTGCGCTGGTCAAAGCCACCATCGCCGAGATTGGCGAGGCTCAGTCGCTGGATGTGACGGTGAGCCAGATCGCCAAGCGGGCAGGCATGTCGAGCGCGCTGGCGCATCACTATTTCGGCGGCAAGAACCAGATCTTCCTCGCGGCGATGCGGCATATCCTGTCGGAATATGCCGCCGGGGTGCGCGAACGGCTGGCCACGGCCCGCACGCCGCATGACCGGGCGGCGGCGATCATCGTCG of Sulfitobacter sp. DSM 110093 contains these proteins:
- a CDS encoding DMT family transporter, producing MTQSPATTPDIPVPANRPLVGVFWMLVTGACFIGVTALVKYMGPRLPSAEAAFLRYAMGLVFVLPILRSLLATPVSRRQWGLFGLRGFFHAGGVILWFYAMTRLPIAEVTAMNYLAPIYVTVGAAIFLGEKLAARRIVAVCLGLAGAAIILRPGFREVSTGHLAMLLAAVVFAGSYLLAKVLADEARPVMIVTMLSIFVTIGLAPFAFTVWITPTTQELLILAGVAFFATAGHFTMTLAFAAAPVTVTQPVTFLQLVWATILGVVVFAEPVDVWVVLGGAVILGSVTFITWREAMLKRQVTPPAHATKF